A window of Tripterygium wilfordii isolate XIE 37 chromosome 7, ASM1340144v1, whole genome shotgun sequence contains these coding sequences:
- the LOC120002821 gene encoding protein FAR1-RELATED SEQUENCE 5-like isoform X1, with protein sequence MQIVFQMDVSSSSSNDLSFIPQVRAEKIPKIGQEFESLDEAQKFYNEYAREAGFSTRMWTTNRNKNNEIIRKEFVCYKEGAREKGELISDGSRRRGTTREGCKGKMVVVRSTSKMSFIVSIFCEVHNHVLTTPRKVHLLRSHRSMSTAKKALTQQLSAANVPIHQQISIMELEAGSLANIRCIEKDFYNGRRDEVKLFAGHDAQMLYEYFEAEKEKNSEFYFSINVDVENNIKHCFWADAECRKAYQAFGDVVVFDTTYNTNRYGMIFAPFVGVNHHGQTTLFACAFLCDETSESFRWLLQQLLIAMVVGPPKMIITDQDPAMSKAIAEILPNTLHRFCMWHILSKFSEKLDVVKWKEHYQHFHRCIWNSDSREEFDVQWAEVIESSGLNTNEWLKALYDIRSKWIPAYVNDTFSAAFSKQLLHQPLSDGGQSSTPSLSLSKQIYNEPEKVRAKGCGKRLKGGKEIATKNPKRRCNGCGLAGQSHDKRNCPLIMGKTQ encoded by the exons ATGCAGAttgtttttcaaatggatgtcagctcttcttcttccaatgATTTATCTTTTATTCCTCAAGTAAGGGctgaaaaaattccaaaaattggGCAAGAATTTGAATCATTGGATGAAGCCCAAAAATTTTACAATGAATATGCAAGGGAGGCCGGATTTAGTACTCGAATGTGGACTACTAAtcgaaacaaaaataatgaaatcattAGGAAGGAATTTGTTTGCTATAAAGAAGGGGCTCGAGAAAAAGGGGAATTAATATCGGATGGTAGTAGAAGACGTGGGACAACTAGAGAAGGATGTAAGGGCAAAATGGTTGTTGTAAGGTCAACTTCTAAAATGAGTTTCATTGTTTCAATATTTTGTGAGGTCCATAATCATGTGCTCACAACACCTAGAAAGGTGCATTTGCTTAGATCTCACCGTTCTATGTCAACTGCTAAGAAGGCTTTGACACAACAACTCTCTGCAGCGAATGTGCCTATTCACCAACAAATTAGTATTATGGAGTTAGAAGCAGGAAGTCTAGCAAATATTAGGTGTATAGAGAAAGATTTTTATAATGGTCGAAGGGATGAGGTGAAACTATTTGCTGGACATGATGCTCAAATGCTATATGAGTATTTTGaagcagaaaaggaaaaaaattcagaattcTATTTTTCAATCAATGTGGATGTAGAAAACAATATCAAACATTGTTTTTGGGCAGATGCAGAATGTAGAAAGGCATACCAGGCTTTTGGGGATGTAGTAGTATTTGACACAACTTATAATACAAATCGTTATGGTATGATATTTGCACCCTTTGTTGGAGTTAATCATCATGGACAAACTACTCTATTTGCATGTGCATTCTTATGTGATGAAACATCAGAGTCGTTCCGATGGCTTTTGCAGCAGTTGTTGATAGCTATGGTAGTTGGTCCACCTAAGATGATTATCACTGATCAAGATCCTGCAATGAGTAAAGCTATAGCTGAAATCCTTCCAAACACTTTGCATAGATTTTGTATGTGGCATATCTTGAGTAAATTTTCAGAAAAACTAGATGTAGTCAAGTGGAAGGAACATTATCAACATTTTCATAGATGCATATGGAATTCAGATAGTCGAGAAGAGTTCGATGTTCAATGGGCAGAGGTTATCGAGTCAAGTGGGTTGAATACAAATGAGTGGTTGAAAGCATTATACGATATTCGTTCCAAGTGGATTCCTGCATATGTTAATGATACATTCTCTGCAG CTTTCAGCAAACAACTTCTACATCAACCACTGTC TGATGGAGGACAGTCTTCTACACCTAGTTTGTCTCTATCAAAGCAGATTTACAATGAGCCAGAAAAAGTTAGAGCAAAAGGTTGCGGAAAGAGGCTAAAAGGAGGCAAAGAAATTGCCACTAAGAACCCCAAAAGGCGTTGTAATGGTTGTGGATTAGCAGGGCAATCACATGACAAAAGGAATTGTCCTTTAATTATGG GTAAGACGCAGTAG
- the LOC120002821 gene encoding protein FAR1-RELATED SEQUENCE 5-like isoform X2, with amino-acid sequence MDVSSSSSNDLSFIPQVRAEKIPKIGQEFESLDEAQKFYNEYAREAGFSTRMWTTNRNKNNEIIRKEFVCYKEGAREKGELISDGSRRRGTTREGCKGKMVVVRSTSKMSFIVSIFCEVHNHVLTTPRKVHLLRSHRSMSTAKKALTQQLSAANVPIHQQISIMELEAGSLANIRCIEKDFYNGRRDEVKLFAGHDAQMLYEYFEAEKEKNSEFYFSINVDVENNIKHCFWADAECRKAYQAFGDVVVFDTTYNTNRYGMIFAPFVGVNHHGQTTLFACAFLCDETSESFRWLLQQLLIAMVVGPPKMIITDQDPAMSKAIAEILPNTLHRFCMWHILSKFSEKLDVVKWKEHYQHFHRCIWNSDSREEFDVQWAEVIESSGLNTNEWLKALYDIRSKWIPAYVNDTFSAAFSKQLLHQPLSDGGQSSTPSLSLSKQIYNEPEKVRAKGCGKRLKGGKEIATKNPKRRCNGCGLAGQSHDKRNCPLIMGKTQ; translated from the exons atggatgtcagctcttcttcttccaatgATTTATCTTTTATTCCTCAAGTAAGGGctgaaaaaattccaaaaattggGCAAGAATTTGAATCATTGGATGAAGCCCAAAAATTTTACAATGAATATGCAAGGGAGGCCGGATTTAGTACTCGAATGTGGACTACTAAtcgaaacaaaaataatgaaatcattAGGAAGGAATTTGTTTGCTATAAAGAAGGGGCTCGAGAAAAAGGGGAATTAATATCGGATGGTAGTAGAAGACGTGGGACAACTAGAGAAGGATGTAAGGGCAAAATGGTTGTTGTAAGGTCAACTTCTAAAATGAGTTTCATTGTTTCAATATTTTGTGAGGTCCATAATCATGTGCTCACAACACCTAGAAAGGTGCATTTGCTTAGATCTCACCGTTCTATGTCAACTGCTAAGAAGGCTTTGACACAACAACTCTCTGCAGCGAATGTGCCTATTCACCAACAAATTAGTATTATGGAGTTAGAAGCAGGAAGTCTAGCAAATATTAGGTGTATAGAGAAAGATTTTTATAATGGTCGAAGGGATGAGGTGAAACTATTTGCTGGACATGATGCTCAAATGCTATATGAGTATTTTGaagcagaaaaggaaaaaaattcagaattcTATTTTTCAATCAATGTGGATGTAGAAAACAATATCAAACATTGTTTTTGGGCAGATGCAGAATGTAGAAAGGCATACCAGGCTTTTGGGGATGTAGTAGTATTTGACACAACTTATAATACAAATCGTTATGGTATGATATTTGCACCCTTTGTTGGAGTTAATCATCATGGACAAACTACTCTATTTGCATGTGCATTCTTATGTGATGAAACATCAGAGTCGTTCCGATGGCTTTTGCAGCAGTTGTTGATAGCTATGGTAGTTGGTCCACCTAAGATGATTATCACTGATCAAGATCCTGCAATGAGTAAAGCTATAGCTGAAATCCTTCCAAACACTTTGCATAGATTTTGTATGTGGCATATCTTGAGTAAATTTTCAGAAAAACTAGATGTAGTCAAGTGGAAGGAACATTATCAACATTTTCATAGATGCATATGGAATTCAGATAGTCGAGAAGAGTTCGATGTTCAATGGGCAGAGGTTATCGAGTCAAGTGGGTTGAATACAAATGAGTGGTTGAAAGCATTATACGATATTCGTTCCAAGTGGATTCCTGCATATGTTAATGATACATTCTCTGCAG CTTTCAGCAAACAACTTCTACATCAACCACTGTC TGATGGAGGACAGTCTTCTACACCTAGTTTGTCTCTATCAAAGCAGATTTACAATGAGCCAGAAAAAGTTAGAGCAAAAGGTTGCGGAAAGAGGCTAAAAGGAGGCAAAGAAATTGCCACTAAGAACCCCAAAAGGCGTTGTAATGGTTGTGGATTAGCAGGGCAATCACATGACAAAAGGAATTGTCCTTTAATTATGG GTAAGACGCAGTAG